The Daucus carota subsp. sativus chromosome 2, DH1 v3.0, whole genome shotgun sequence genome includes a window with the following:
- the LOC108208446 gene encoding GDSL esterase/lipase At1g58430 isoform X1 — MQTPLLLFLATLQLFQINTITCNGDKDLLNITTVLVFGDSSVDTGNNNYLTTFVKANHNPYGQNFPGQVPTGRFSDGKLVPDLLVSTLGIKETIPPFLQPNLSRFELISGVNFASAGAGYDDFTGSIFDVIPLSQQSGYLRQYFEKLVSLVGEEEARIIISRALALISAGTNDFLFNYYTMPIRELQFNISSYQNFVQTRLKSFLQELYSLGLRIMVVTGLPPIGCLPFQRALAREVINGCLQNQNQDSILYNDKLKKLLQNTQKDLQGSRLVYSDIYKPIMKMIDNPQKYGRFVETRRGCCGTGIFLEAGPLCTATASMCSNSSKYLFFDSVHPGQEAYQFIFKYSYQTLVQRYLKNSTEEDYHIHDPK; from the exons ATGCAGACCCCCCTTCTCCTCTTCTTGGCTACACTTCAACTATTCCAAATCAATACAATTACATGTAATGGTGATAAAGATTTACTTAACATTACAACTGTTCTGGTTTTTGGAGATTCATCTGTCGACACGGGGAACAACAATTACCTGACCACCTTTGTCAAGGCAAACCATAATCCCTATGGCCAAAATTTTCCGGGACAAGTTCCCACAGGCAGGTTTTCAGATGGAAAGTTAGTGCCCGATCTCCTAGTCTCGACACTAGGAATCAAGGAAACAATTCCGCCATTCCTGCAACCAAATTTATCCCGCTTTGAACTGATCTCTGGTGTAAACTTCGCGTCAGCTGGAGCTGGATACGATGATTTTACAGGTTCAATCTTTGATGTGATCCCCTTGTCGCAACAATCAGGGTATTTGAGGCAATATTTTGAGAAACTTGTGAGCCTCGTAGGGGAAGAAGAGGCTCGGATAATAATTAGTAGAGCCCTGGCTCTAATTAGTGCAGGGACTaatgattttctttttaattattataccaTGCCAATAAGAGAGCTTCAGTTCAATATCAGCAGCTACCAGAACTTTGTGCAGACGAGGCTCAAAAGCTTCCTGCAAGAATTGTACAGTCTTGGACTGCGGATCATGGTTGTAACGGGGCTTCCACCCATAGGCTGTTTGCCATTTCAAAGGGCTCTTGCGAGGGAGGTGATCAATGGATGTTTACAGAATCAAAATCAGGattctatattatataatgacaAGCTCAAAAAATTATTGCAGAATACGCAGAAAGATCTTCAAGGGAGTAGACTTGTTTATTCTGATATCTACAAACCAATTATGAAGATGATTGACAATCCCCAGAAATATGGTA GATTTGTGGAAACGAGAAGGGGGTGTTGCGGGACAGGAATATTTCTGGAAGCAGGACCTTTGTGCACCGCAACAGCTTCAATGTGCTCAAACTCTTCAAAGTACTTATTTTTTGATAGTGTTCATCCCGGGCAAGAAGCATATCAGTTCATTTTCAAGTACTCGTATCAAACGCTGGTTCAAAGATACTTAAAGAACTCGACTGAGGAAGACTACCACATTCATGATCCAAAATAG
- the LOC108208446 gene encoding GDSL esterase/lipase At1g58430 isoform X2 — protein MQTPLLLFLATLQLFQINTITCNGDKDLLNITTVLVFGDSSVDTGNNNYLTTFVKANHNPYGQNFPGQVPTGRFSDGKLVPDLLVSTLGIKETIPPFLQPNLSRFELISGVNFASAGAGYDDFTGSIFDVIPLSQQSGYLRQYFEKLVSLVGEEEARIIISRALALISAGTNDFLFNYYTMPIRELQFNISSYQNFVQTRLKSFLQELYSLGLRIMVVTGLPPIGCLPFQRALAREVINGCLQNQNQDSILYNDKLKKLLQNTQKDLQGSRLVYSDIYKPIMKMIDNPQKYGFVETRRGCCGTGIFLEAGPLCTATASMCSNSSKYLFFDSVHPGQEAYQFIFKYSYQTLVQRYLKNSTEEDYHIHDPK, from the exons ATGCAGACCCCCCTTCTCCTCTTCTTGGCTACACTTCAACTATTCCAAATCAATACAATTACATGTAATGGTGATAAAGATTTACTTAACATTACAACTGTTCTGGTTTTTGGAGATTCATCTGTCGACACGGGGAACAACAATTACCTGACCACCTTTGTCAAGGCAAACCATAATCCCTATGGCCAAAATTTTCCGGGACAAGTTCCCACAGGCAGGTTTTCAGATGGAAAGTTAGTGCCCGATCTCCTAGTCTCGACACTAGGAATCAAGGAAACAATTCCGCCATTCCTGCAACCAAATTTATCCCGCTTTGAACTGATCTCTGGTGTAAACTTCGCGTCAGCTGGAGCTGGATACGATGATTTTACAGGTTCAATCTTTGATGTGATCCCCTTGTCGCAACAATCAGGGTATTTGAGGCAATATTTTGAGAAACTTGTGAGCCTCGTAGGGGAAGAAGAGGCTCGGATAATAATTAGTAGAGCCCTGGCTCTAATTAGTGCAGGGACTaatgattttctttttaattattataccaTGCCAATAAGAGAGCTTCAGTTCAATATCAGCAGCTACCAGAACTTTGTGCAGACGAGGCTCAAAAGCTTCCTGCAAGAATTGTACAGTCTTGGACTGCGGATCATGGTTGTAACGGGGCTTCCACCCATAGGCTGTTTGCCATTTCAAAGGGCTCTTGCGAGGGAGGTGATCAATGGATGTTTACAGAATCAAAATCAGGattctatattatataatgacaAGCTCAAAAAATTATTGCAGAATACGCAGAAAGATCTTCAAGGGAGTAGACTTGTTTATTCTGATATCTACAAACCAATTATGAAGATGATTGACAATCCCCAGAAATATG GATTTGTGGAAACGAGAAGGGGGTGTTGCGGGACAGGAATATTTCTGGAAGCAGGACCTTTGTGCACCGCAACAGCTTCAATGTGCTCAAACTCTTCAAAGTACTTATTTTTTGATAGTGTTCATCCCGGGCAAGAAGCATATCAGTTCATTTTCAAGTACTCGTATCAAACGCTGGTTCAAAGATACTTAAAGAACTCGACTGAGGAAGACTACCACATTCATGATCCAAAATAG
- the LOC108209538 gene encoding uncharacterized protein LOC108209538, with amino-acid sequence MAEATTRDLLPVPQPPDFHPTITVAPPSHDGLHFWQFMVAGSVAGMIEHMAMFPVDTVKTQMQALGSCPIKSASLSQALTTILKSQGTAGLYRGIAAMGLGAGPAHAVYFSVYENFKRRFTVEDGGGGNALGHAGAGVAATVASDAVFTPMDMVKQRLQLSSSPYKGVVDCVRRVVKEEGYRAFYASYRTTVLMNAPFTAVHFSTYEAMKKGLSEVSPESAEDERLVVHATAGAVAGALAAAVTTPLDVVKTQLQCQGVCGCDRFKSGSIRDVVETILKKDGYMGLMRGWMPRMLFHAPAAAICWSTYEAGKAFFQDVNCSSNISKGT; translated from the exons ATGGCAGAAGCTACCACCAGAGACCTCTTGCCAGTCCCTCAGCCACCCGATTTCCACCCCACAATCACCGTGGCGCCGCCGTCTCACGACGGCCTTCACTTCTGGCAATTCATGGTCGCCGGCTCCGTCGCCGGCATGATAGAGCACATGGCCATGTTCCCTGTTGATACTGTCAAGACCCAAATGCAAGCACTTGGGTCTTGTCCGATTAAGTCGGCGTCTCTTTCGCAGGCGCTTACAACGATTCTTAAGTCTCAGGGGACTGCTGGGTTGTACCGGGGGATTGCTGCCATGGGTCTCGGCGCTGGCCCGGCTCACGCTGTGTATTTTTCGGTTTACGAGAATTTTAAGAGGAGGTTCACGGTGGAGGATGGTGGTGGGGGTAATGCGTTGGGGCATGCGGGGGCGGGGGTGGCGGCGACGGTGGCGAGTGATGCGGTGTTTACGCCGATGGATATGGTGAAGCAGAGATTGCAGTTGAGTAGTAGTCCGTATAAGGGGGTGGTGGATTGTGTTAGGAGGGTTGTTAAGGAGGAGGGGTATAGGGCGTTTTATGCGTCGTATAGGACGACGGTGTTGATGAATGCTCCGTTTACGGCTGTGCATTTTAGTACTTATGAGGCTATGAAGAAGGGGTTGAGTGAGGTTTCGCCTGAGAGTGCGGAGGATGAGAGGTTGGTGGTTCATGCTACAGCTGGGGCGGTTGCTGGGGCATTGGCAGCTGCGGTGACCACTCCGCTTGATGTGGTGAAGACTCAATTGCAGTGTCAG GGTGTCTGTGGATGTGATAGATTCAAGAGTGGTTCAATAAGAGATGTCGTCGAAACTATACTGAAAAAGGATGGATACATGGGATTAATGAGGGGATGGATGCCCAGGATGCTCTTCCACGCTCCTGCTGCTGCTATTTGTTGGTCTACATATGAAGCAGGAAAAGCGTTTTTCCAAGATGTCAATTGTAGTAGCAATATTAGCAAAGGTACCTGA